The DNA window GCGCAATAGCCAACCTTATAACTGGTTTCGTGAGGGATGGCAAGGTACCCGTTGAACTGGGTTTCTTCTATGACAGGGACCTTGAGAGGGCAGAGAACCTGGCATCCATGGTTGATGGGACCGCGGTCCTTGATGTTGCCGATATGCTCCCCCACGTTGACCTTGTGGTGGAGGCAGCATCACCTGAGGCTGTAAGGGAACTGGTCCCTGGGATACTTGAGGCCGGTAGGGACGTCGTCGTTATGAGTGTCGGTGCCCTCATGGACCCTGAGTTGAGGAGTGTGCTTGAGAAGAAGGCCTCAGAGAATAATGCCCGGATACATGTACCCTCAGGGGCCATAGTGGGTCTCGATGGCCTGAAGGCAGCATCAATGGGTAGTATAGAGTCGGTTAAACTTGTCACAAGGAAACCCCCAAGGTCCCTGGGTATCAGCATGGATGAGAAGAAGGTCCTCTACACTGGGAAGGCATCAGAGGCCGTTAAGAGGTTCCCACTCAACATAAATGTGGCTGCAGCCCTCAGTCTTGCCTGTGGACGGGATATTGATGTTGAAATAATAGCGGACCCGGCAGTTGACCGTAATGTCCATGAGGTTACCGTT is part of the Methanothermobacter sp. K4 genome and encodes:
- a CDS encoding aspartate dehydrogenase; this encodes MIVGIVGCGAIANLITGFVRDGKVPVELGFFYDRDLERAENLASMVDGTAVLDVADMLPHVDLVVEAASPEAVRELVPGILEAGRDVVVMSVGALMDPELRSVLEKKASENNARIHVPSGAIVGLDGLKAASMGSIESVKLVTRKPPRSLGISMDEKKVLYTGKASEAVKRFPLNINVAAALSLACGRDIDVEIIADPAVDRNVHEVTVKGDFGEFKTITENVRCSINPKTSVMAAYSAIRLLKSLSENMHIGT